The sequence CCGCCCGGGAACCGCCCGGCGAGCCCGACCACGGCGATCTCGTCGCCGGTGTACTCGCGGGCGGCGACGGTCGGCGCGGCCGGGGTGGGCAGGCTCGGCGCGGGGGCGGGTGCGGCCGGCCGGTCACCGGTGGCCGCCGCGTCGAGCAGCCGGGCCTGCGCCGCCACGGTGGGGTGCGCGAAGAGCCGCACCATCGGCAGCGCCACCCCGAACCGCTCGGCGAGGCGCTGCTGCACCTGGCCGAGCAGGAGGGACTGGCCGCCCGCGTCGAAGAAGCTCTCCTGCCGGGCGACCGCCTCGCGGCCGAGCACCGCGCACCAGATGTCGTGCACCGCCCGCTCGGTCTCGGTCCGCGGGCCCTGCCCGGCCGGGACGTCCCGGGGCGGGTCGGGCAGCGCCCGCTCGTCGACCTTGCCGGTGACGGTGAGCGGGAAGGCGTCGAGCGCGACCACCGCGCGGGGCAGGGCGTACTCCGGCAGCCGTCGGGCGAGGGCGGCGCGCAGGGCCGCCGGGTCGAGGGGCCCGCCGGCGGGTGTCGCGTACGCCAGCAGCTCGCCGTCGCGGGCGATGGCCCGGACGGCGGCGACGCCGGGCTGGGCGGCGAGGATTGCCTCGATCTCGGTCAGCTCGACCCGGAACCCGCGCACCTTGACCTGCCGGTCGAGCCGGCCGAGGCAGACCAGCTCGCCGCCGGGCAGCCGCGCGCCGAGGTCCCCGGTGCGGTACGCCCGGGTGACGCCGTCGTCCTCGAGGCTGAACCGGTCGCTGTCCTGCCCCAGGTAGCCCGGGGCGAGGTACCGGCTGCGTACCACGATCTCGCCGGTGTCCCGGTCCAGCGACAGCTCGTACCCGGGCAGCGGGGTGCCGATCGGCAGCGGCCCGGTGGCGCTCGGGTCGGCCTGGGCGAACGGCAGCGGGTGCCGGGCGGCGAAGGTCATCTCGGTGGCGCCGTAACCGTTGACCAGGACGCAGTCCGGCGCGAACCGGTCCCGACCGCGCGCGGCGTCGGCGTGGGTGGCCTGCTCGCCGCCGAGCAGCACCACCCGCACGGAGTCGAGCCGGCGCGCGCCGAGGGTGTCGAGCAGGAACCGGTAGACCGTCGGGGTGGAGTGGTAGACGGTCACCCGACGCCGGAGCAGCTGGTCGGCGGCGTGGGCCAGCCCGTGCCGGCGCAGGTCCACCGGGACGACGGCGGCGCCGGTGAGCAGGGCCGGATACAGGTCGGGGATGGCGGCGTCGAAGCTGAACGAGGCGAGCAGGCTGAGCCGGTCGTCCGGGCCGAGGGCGAGGTCGCGGATCTGGTTGTCCACGACGTGCGCCAGGTTTCGGTGGGTCTGCGCGACGGCCTTGGGCGTGCCGGTGGAGCCCGAGGTGAACAGCACGTACGCCGGCGCGTCCGGGTCGACCGGCACGGGACGCAGCGGGGCGGGCCCGATCCCGTCGAGCACGATCACGGGCGTGCCGGGCCGGTCGGCGCACAGCCGCTCGGCCAGTTCCCGGTGCGCGGCGGCGCAGGCGACGGCGCGCACGTCGGCGGCGGCGAGCAGGTGGCACAGCCGCGCGTCCGGGAACCCCGGGTCCAACGGCACGTACGCGCAGCCGGTGGCGAGGGCGCCGAGGACGGCGGCGACGGTGGGCGCGCCGTGCCCGGTGAGCAGGGCGACCCGGTCGCCGGCGCGCAGGCCCGCGGCGGTGAGCGCCGCGGCGTGGCCACCGGCGCTGCCGGCCAGCTCGGCGTAGTCGACCTCGTGGGTCTCGCCCAGGATCGCCGGCCGGTCGGGATGGGCGGCAGCGACGTCCACGAAACGCTGGATGATCATTGGTTGCGCCATC comes from Micromonospora purpureochromogenes and encodes:
- a CDS encoding AMP-binding protein; this encodes MIIQRFVDVAAAHPDRPAILGETHEVDYAELAGSAGGHAAALTAAGLRAGDRVALLTGHGAPTVAAVLGALATGCAYVPLDPGFPDARLCHLLAAADVRAVACAAAHRELAERLCADRPGTPVIVLDGIGPAPLRPVPVDPDAPAYVLFTSGSTGTPKAVAQTHRNLAHVVDNQIRDLALGPDDRLSLLASFSFDAAIPDLYPALLTGAAVVPVDLRRHGLAHAADQLLRRRVTVYHSTPTVYRFLLDTLGARRLDSVRVVLLGGEQATHADAARGRDRFAPDCVLVNGYGATEMTFAARHPLPFAQADPSATGPLPIGTPLPGYELSLDRDTGEIVVRSRYLAPGYLGQDSDRFSLEDDGVTRAYRTGDLGARLPGGELVCLGRLDRQVKVRGFRVELTEIEAILAAQPGVAAVRAIARDGELLAYATPAGGPLDPAALRAALARRLPEYALPRAVVALDAFPLTVTGKVDERALPDPPRDVPAGQGPRTETERAVHDIWCAVLGREAVARQESFFDAGGQSLLLGQVQQRLAERFGVALPMVRLFAHPTVAAQARLLDAAATGDRPAAPAPAPSLPTPAAPTVAAREYTGDEIAVVGLAGRFPGGPDLATFWWNLCAGVDSIHDHSDGELAALGIGPGLRADPRHVRAAGRLDGVADFDAEFFAMGEQEAARTDPQHRLFLETAWEALEDTGHDPTRFPGLVGVYSATSANRYFLFHLLDNPAVVGDVDPDDWEARLIGRQFTDHLPGQVAYRLGLTGPAVAVQSACSSSLVAVCLAAQSLADYQCDLALAGGVNVTWPRYRHTPGGLASPDGRCRAFDEAADGAGFGSGVGVVALRRLADAQADGDRIYAVLPGWAVTNDGPDRAGFAVPGPAGQAAAVANALAAAEVAPGEVRFIEAHGSGTPLGDAIEVAALHEVYGGAAPAESCALGSVKTNIGHLDAGAGVAGLIKTVLAVQHGVIPPNLHFTRPHPEIDLAGGPFYVPTKARDWPPGPRRVAGVSSFGLGGTNAHVVVEQPPPVEPVEAPEGVAYLLPVSARTPGALRAALTRLRAHLAGAAPVLSEVAATLALGRRAFDCRAAVVATAPAGAIAALDELLHADTRIAGPAGRLRDLAADWVAGRDVDWAALHPDEGVRRTGLPGYPFQRRRYWIDPPQKGAR